AAATCTCCTTCATTTTCTATATTTAACCTTACTCAGAAGCAAGACCTTTCCTTACAAGATCATGTGACGAATGAAAAAAGTCCCGTAAAAAATACAGATCCGCCAAAAGGTTCTCAGGAGAAAATTCATTCCCACCCGACGTTTTTCCCTCCACCAAAGGTGATGGATAGGGAGGTAAACCAAGCAAATAAACTGAACAAAACCGATGGTTCCGTGAATGAGGCTGATGAGCAGGGAAGCGGGGACATGAAGTCCGATTACACTGTAAAGGAATTATCTGAATCCCGGAACAACACCGGCCAGTCTACTTCAGATGAAAATATAGAAATCGAGTCCTCCGTGGAGGAAGAGGTTCTTATAGAGAATTCTGAAATGGAAAATGAACCTGTATCGATCCGGGAAGAGATATTTATGATGTTGGAGGAAGAGCTGGAGGAGCGGAGATATCTCCACGCAGACGAAGAAGACCATCACGAACGAAATCGGAATCTCACTAATGCTCCCCCTCCTGCACCTGAAAAAGAAATGCTATACTCGGATCATGAATTTGATCATAATGAAAATCACCTGCCTTCATTTAGTCATTACTTAGAAACAATCTATTGTGAAAAAAATTTGAGTCCGCTGACAAGTAAGCAGACCGATTTCGTTCATTGCATTGGTTCCTTAACCTCTGTTCTCAAAAAGATTTCCACAGAGCGGGAAACAATCAAGGAGCAGGAAGAGGATATCAGATACGACAAACCTGAACATCAAGAGGAGACCGATGAAGTCAGTCATGAACATCAAGAGGATGTCGAGGAAACCGGACCCCAACATCCAAATCTGACGGCATTAAAAGACCGTTTCGAAAATGAACTATTTTCGGAAGAACAACACCTGGACCTGGAAAGTTCGAATGAAACCACTTTACCCGACTCTCGCTCATTAACTGTAAAGATTCCCGTTGTACTGTCCACTTTGCAGATTGAGGTCGCCATCTTTAAAGACGTTGAATTACCGTTTCCAATTGAACATATCCTTTCTATACATTGGTCCATCCAATCTCTTAAAACGAATACTCCACTTCCTGCTGGAATTGTGTTTGTGAAAGGGACTCTTGTTGCTTCGATTCAATATGTAAACCCAGGGGAAACAGCTTCCATACACTCTATCCACATCCCGATTCAATGGGATCACACCATTCCCATTCGTTGGATACTTCCGCCTAATATCCCTATGAGTGAGATGAAAGAATACACATTCCTGGCAGAAAACACCCAAGAACCAAGCACTCATCATGAATGTCATTATTCCTTCTGTGAACCAATTGAACATTTTCTACAAGATTTCACGTTTATCAGTCACCATGAATCCTTTAAGCAAAATGGCCAGTCAACTTTAAAAATCCAAGGTTGTTTACAGGTATGCCTACATTTAACACAAGAACAATTTGTGCACATCCATTCAGATGATTTGATTCAATGATATGTATAAAGAGGAAGGGGTTCACCCTCAGGGTGAACCCCTTTTCAACTCTTCACTCTGCCCTCGCACCATTATCTTCGTAATCTCTTACAATGCCTTTCAAGAAAGCATGCTCCATCATTTAGTCATTATTGTTGGATGATATTTCTGAAACGATTATAGACTACTTCTGGACCTTGCTCTTCTCCTCCAGCTGTATCCCCGTCTCCAGCCATTTGCTGTCTCTTCTGAGTTAATTTAATAAGCAGATTGATGTCCATTTTTTCTGTGATTTTATTAAAGCGTCCCCAGTTGTCAAAGTTCTCGGTAATATCCCACTGATTAACAGCAGAAGCCAGAAGTTTGCAATTGATCGGTTCATTATTGATTTCAAACGTCAATGATCCAAATTCGCAGCGGTTAGCTCCCATTCCGTCCTTGGCAAGTTCTCTTCTTTGTAGCACATTCTTCTTAATGCTGAAGTCAATTCCGAACGGATTGCTGACAGGGGTAGCCAGTCTCACTCGATCATACGCTTTAAAAGGAATGTCAACACTATAATCCTTTACTACTCCATAGGAACCTTCTACATATTGAATGTTCTTATGGACAATCCCTTCTACGAATAATTTCACGTAATCCGGAAACCCTGGTACAGGAATCGCTTTACATTGTGTGAGAGAGACGTTTTTCTCGATATTTTTAATGGCACTAGCATAGGTTGGCAGATGAACTTCCGCTTCTGTTAAAGATTGAAGAAATACATCTCCCAGAACTACTGTTACTTCTTCCAAGTCAACATCTGGCAC
The DNA window shown above is from Rossellomorea vietnamensis and carries:
- a CDS encoding CsxC family protein — translated: MKKNTGCGFGHHGCPPQPSSDKAKSKSLFTETYVPDVDLEEVTVVLGDVFLQSLTEAEVHLPTYASAIKNIEKNVSLTQCKAIPVPGFPDYVKLFVEGIVHKNIQYVEGSYGVVKDYSVDIPFKAYDRVRLATPVSNPFGIDFSIKKNVLQRRELAKDGMGANRCEFGSLTFEINNEPINCKLLASAVNQWDITENFDNWGRFNKITEKMDINLLIKLTQKRQQMAGDGDTAGGEEQGPEVVYNRFRNIIQQ